In Puntigrus tetrazona isolate hp1 chromosome 18, ASM1883169v1, whole genome shotgun sequence, one genomic interval encodes:
- the si:ch211-218c6.8 gene encoding apoptosis facilitator Bcl-2-like protein 14 isoform X1: MMDGDSPLISCSDEYRLIKTYCQKRKKSNTSLMQSACMYRLEAQIGYDQFDNVAEKLSQIADSGLIFDEGLEPDSPVAREANSDVIVKLVDLLKKSGDELNETICSNQELLGYLKKTFSYDLFKKLTQTFITSSVPEFLQARKKREQIALTFEVTSRLKALDLHPMNIVMGYGAQYLQENFTPWVKQHGGWEKAFDDDDEEVH, encoded by the exons ATGATGGACGGCGACTCACCTTTAATAAGTTGTAGTGATGAATATCGATTGATTAAAACATACTGCCAAAAGAGGAAGAAGTCAAACACAAGTCTGATGCAAAGTGCCTGTATGTACAGACTGGAGGCTCAAATAG GTTATGATCAGTTTGATAACGTGGCTGAAAAACTGTCCCAGATTGCTGACAGCGGACTTATTTTTGATGAAGGACTAGAGCCAGACAGTCCTG TTGCGAGGGAGGCTAATTCAGATGTCATAGTGAAGCTTGTTGACTTGCTGAAGAAATCGGGAGACGAATTAAATGAAACG ATTTGCAGCAACCAAGAGCTTTTAGGATACTTGAAGAAAACCTTCTCTTACGACCTGTTTAAAAAACTGACTCAAACCTTCATCACGAGTAGTGTACCAGAATTTCTGCAGGCCAGGAAGAAACGTGAGCAGATTGCCCTGACCTTTGAGGTCACCAGCAGACTCAAAGCCCTGGACCTACACCCCATGAACATTGTCATGGGATACGGAGCTCAGTACCTGCAGGAGAACTTCACTCCCTGGGTTAAACAGCACGGTGGTTGG GAGAAAGCCTTtgatgacgatgatgaagaGGTACATTGA
- the si:ch211-218c6.8 gene encoding apoptosis facilitator Bcl-2-like protein 14 isoform X2 yields the protein MMDGDSPLISCSDEYRLIKTYCQKRKKSNTSLMQSACYDQFDNVAEKLSQIADSGLIFDEGLEPDSPVAREANSDVIVKLVDLLKKSGDELNETICSNQELLGYLKKTFSYDLFKKLTQTFITSSVPEFLQARKKREQIALTFEVTSRLKALDLHPMNIVMGYGAQYLQENFTPWVKQHGGWEKAFDDDDEEVH from the exons ATGATGGACGGCGACTCACCTTTAATAAGTTGTAGTGATGAATATCGATTGATTAAAACATACTGCCAAAAGAGGAAGAAGTCAAACACAAGTCTGATGCAAAGTGCCT GTTATGATCAGTTTGATAACGTGGCTGAAAAACTGTCCCAGATTGCTGACAGCGGACTTATTTTTGATGAAGGACTAGAGCCAGACAGTCCTG TTGCGAGGGAGGCTAATTCAGATGTCATAGTGAAGCTTGTTGACTTGCTGAAGAAATCGGGAGACGAATTAAATGAAACG ATTTGCAGCAACCAAGAGCTTTTAGGATACTTGAAGAAAACCTTCTCTTACGACCTGTTTAAAAAACTGACTCAAACCTTCATCACGAGTAGTGTACCAGAATTTCTGCAGGCCAGGAAGAAACGTGAGCAGATTGCCCTGACCTTTGAGGTCACCAGCAGACTCAAAGCCCTGGACCTACACCCCATGAACATTGTCATGGGATACGGAGCTCAGTACCTGCAGGAGAACTTCACTCCCTGGGTTAAACAGCACGGTGGTTGG GAGAAAGCCTTtgatgacgatgatgaagaGGTACATTGA
- the tph2 gene encoding tryptophan 5-hydroxylase 2 isoform X2: MTNNTLQPPWTSFNRIDERPDKEEPKSTHDLGKLAVIFSLKNEVGYLVKALRIFQEKHVNLSHIESRRSKRVTSEVEIYAECNCTKKEFNELVQHLKDHVNIVSYNTPQHVWSAETDCLDCVCVLGGLPDGEGIPWFPQKISELDQCSHRVLMYGSELDADHPGFKDKVYRERRKYFVEVAMNYKFGQPIPQIEYTLEEVKTWGVIFRELTKLYPTHACREYLKNLPLLTKHCGYREDNIPQLEDVSRFLRERSGFTVRPVAGYLSPRDFLAGLAYRVFNCTQYIRHSTDPLYTPEPDTCHELLGHVPLLADPKFAQFSQEIGLASLGASDEDVQKLATCYFFTIEFGLCKQDGQLRAYGAGLLSSIGELRHALSDKATVKIFDPKTTCYQECLITTFQDVYFVSESFEEAKEKMREFAKTIKRPFSVYYNPYTQSIDLLKDTRSIENVVQDLRSDLTTVCDALGKMNTYLGI; this comes from the exons ATGACCAACAACACCTTGCAGCCTCCATG GACATCCTTTAATCGGATAGATGAAAGACCCGACAAAGAAGAACCAAAATCCACTCATGACCTTGGGAAATTAGCAGTGATTTTCTCTCTGAAGAATGAAGTGGGCTATCTGGTGAAAGCGCTGAGGATCTTTCAG GAGAAGCATGTGAATTTGTCTCACATCGAGTCTCGGAGATCCAAGAGAGTCACCAGTGAGGTGGAGATTTATGCAGAGTGCAACTGCACAAAGAAAGAGTTCAATGAGTTGGTGCAGCACTTGAAAGACCATGTCAACATCGTGTCATATAACACACCTCAACACGTGTGGTCTGCAGAGACCG ACTGTTTggactgtgtgtgcgtgttggGTGGGCTGCCAGATGGGGAAGGAATACCATGGTTTCCCCAAAAGATCTCAGAGCTGGACCAATGCTCTCATCGAGTGCTAATGTATGGCTCAGAACTAGATGCTGACCATCCA GGCTTTAAAGACAAAGTGTATCGGGAAAGGAGGAAGTACTTTGTTGAAGTTGCAATGAACTACAAATT TGGGCAGCCCATCCCACAGATAGAGTACACACTAGAAGAAGTAAAGACATGGGGAGTCATTTTCAGAGAACTTACAAAACTATATCCAACTCATGCCTGCCGCGAGTACTTAAAAAACCTCCCTCTTCTCACAAAGCATTGTGGGTACAGAGAGGACAACATTCCACAGCTGGAAGATGTGTCTCGATTCTTACGAG AGAGGTCAGGGTTTACCGTACGACCTGTGGCTGGATATCTGTCACCACGAGACTTCCTGGCCGGTCTGGCTTATCGAGTGTTTAATTGCACTCAGTATATACGTCACAGCACTGATCCTCTCTACACACCAGAACC GGACACCTGCCATGAACTACTAGGTCACGTACCACTCCTAGCCGATCCCAAGTTTGCTCAGTTTTCTCAAGAGATTGGCCTAGCATCGCTAGGCGCTTCAGATGAGGATGTGCAGAAGCTGGCAACA tgctATTTCTTCACAATTGAATTTGGACTTTGCAAACAAGATGGCCAGTTGAGAGCCTATGGAGCAGGTCTTCTATCTTCTATTGGGGAGTTGAGA CATGCATTGTCTGACAAAGCAACAGTGAAGATTTTTGATCCCAAAACTACATGCTACCAGGAGTGCCTCATTACGACATTTCAAGATGTTTATTTTGTCTCTGAGAGTTTCGAAGAGGCAAAAGAGAAAATGAG GGAATTtgctaaaacaataaaaaggccTTTTTCTGTCTACTACAACCCGTACACCCAGAGCATCGATTTATTGAAGGACACCAGGAGCATTGAAAATGTGGTTCAAGATCTACGCAGTGACCTAACCACAGTCTGTGACGCCCTGGGAAAAATGAACACGTACCTCGGTATCTAG
- the tph2 gene encoding tryptophan 5-hydroxylase 2 isoform X1: MQGKKTSQETATMSSELQANPKGPQTAPKSPIGLLRKRGQEAIPKMQPAMMMFSSKYWARRGLSLDSAMYDQQHLAASMLRRTSFNRIDERPDKEEPKSTHDLGKLAVIFSLKNEVGYLVKALRIFQEKHVNLSHIESRRSKRVTSEVEIYAECNCTKKEFNELVQHLKDHVNIVSYNTPQHVWSAETDCLDCVCVLGGLPDGEGIPWFPQKISELDQCSHRVLMYGSELDADHPGFKDKVYRERRKYFVEVAMNYKFGQPIPQIEYTLEEVKTWGVIFRELTKLYPTHACREYLKNLPLLTKHCGYREDNIPQLEDVSRFLRERSGFTVRPVAGYLSPRDFLAGLAYRVFNCTQYIRHSTDPLYTPEPDTCHELLGHVPLLADPKFAQFSQEIGLASLGASDEDVQKLATCYFFTIEFGLCKQDGQLRAYGAGLLSSIGELRHALSDKATVKIFDPKTTCYQECLITTFQDVYFVSESFEEAKEKMREFAKTIKRPFSVYYNPYTQSIDLLKDTRSIENVVQDLRSDLTTVCDALGKMNTYLGI; the protein is encoded by the exons ATGCAGGGAAAGAAGACATCTCAAGAGACAGCAACTATGTCCTCTGAACTACAAGCTAATCCGAAGGGGCCCCAGACAGCCCCTAAATCACCCATTGGGCTTCTTAGGAAGAGAGGTCAAGAGGCAATTCCAAAGATGCAACCTGCTATGATGATGTTCTCCAGCAAATACTGGGCTCGACGAGGTCTGTCTTTGGATTCAGCAATGTATGACCAACAACACCTTGCAGCCTCCATG CTCCGCAGGACATCCTTTAATCGGATAGATGAAAGACCCGACAAAGAAGAACCAAAATCCACTCATGACCTTGGGAAATTAGCAGTGATTTTCTCTCTGAAGAATGAAGTGGGCTATCTGGTGAAAGCGCTGAGGATCTTTCAG GAGAAGCATGTGAATTTGTCTCACATCGAGTCTCGGAGATCCAAGAGAGTCACCAGTGAGGTGGAGATTTATGCAGAGTGCAACTGCACAAAGAAAGAGTTCAATGAGTTGGTGCAGCACTTGAAAGACCATGTCAACATCGTGTCATATAACACACCTCAACACGTGTGGTCTGCAGAGACCG ACTGTTTggactgtgtgtgcgtgttggGTGGGCTGCCAGATGGGGAAGGAATACCATGGTTTCCCCAAAAGATCTCAGAGCTGGACCAATGCTCTCATCGAGTGCTAATGTATGGCTCAGAACTAGATGCTGACCATCCA GGCTTTAAAGACAAAGTGTATCGGGAAAGGAGGAAGTACTTTGTTGAAGTTGCAATGAACTACAAATT TGGGCAGCCCATCCCACAGATAGAGTACACACTAGAAGAAGTAAAGACATGGGGAGTCATTTTCAGAGAACTTACAAAACTATATCCAACTCATGCCTGCCGCGAGTACTTAAAAAACCTCCCTCTTCTCACAAAGCATTGTGGGTACAGAGAGGACAACATTCCACAGCTGGAAGATGTGTCTCGATTCTTACGAG AGAGGTCAGGGTTTACCGTACGACCTGTGGCTGGATATCTGTCACCACGAGACTTCCTGGCCGGTCTGGCTTATCGAGTGTTTAATTGCACTCAGTATATACGTCACAGCACTGATCCTCTCTACACACCAGAACC GGACACCTGCCATGAACTACTAGGTCACGTACCACTCCTAGCCGATCCCAAGTTTGCTCAGTTTTCTCAAGAGATTGGCCTAGCATCGCTAGGCGCTTCAGATGAGGATGTGCAGAAGCTGGCAACA tgctATTTCTTCACAATTGAATTTGGACTTTGCAAACAAGATGGCCAGTTGAGAGCCTATGGAGCAGGTCTTCTATCTTCTATTGGGGAGTTGAGA CATGCATTGTCTGACAAAGCAACAGTGAAGATTTTTGATCCCAAAACTACATGCTACCAGGAGTGCCTCATTACGACATTTCAAGATGTTTATTTTGTCTCTGAGAGTTTCGAAGAGGCAAAAGAGAAAATGAG GGAATTtgctaaaacaataaaaaggccTTTTTCTGTCTACTACAACCCGTACACCCAGAGCATCGATTTATTGAAGGACACCAGGAGCATTGAAAATGTGGTTCAAGATCTACGCAGTGACCTAACCACAGTCTGTGACGCCCTGGGAAAAATGAACACGTACCTCGGTATCTAG
- the tbc1d15 gene encoding TBC1 domain family member 15 isoform X1 translates to MAATTPPKVVFEHEGVFIHSSPDESEDQDLISGFLRIIDKDGETLVEYKPLEDADPSNMLCACKDSSSVVEWTQSSEDNPHRPIDHQLSYETEWDMINAVSFRRKVHAHGDGGSNHTNDRNKWAFSFNVCDLRSVTVKCEGWSYIMFRLKDGTALPAIHFHQGGSTAFLDSLRKSVQINESPDDESVLIVSTYSKTFSQSFENLLDDTNYGFVQVCHCHAGNCSSNHIKMFVFHTIVSLSEQKFKKDPYTTTLGGFSKVTNYLFDAFRAPELECQQRPSEEVADLLGELIPGLEINQQEEPGFEVITRLDLGPRPEVQRRGPVTMEEWAKYQDSEGRITNVPHLKDFIFKGGLCHAVRKEAWKFLLGYFPWNSTHEERKNLQKRKTDEYFRMKLQWKSVSEEQERRNSRLRDYRSLIEKDVNRTDRNNKFYEGLDNPGLILLHDILMTYCMYDFDLGYVQGMSDLLSPILFVMENEVDAFWCFVSFMDEMHENFEEQMQGMKTQLIQLSTLLRLLDLAFWNYLEAQDSGYLYFCFRWLLIRFKRELHFQDVLRLWEVMWTRLPCQNFHLLVCCAILDSEKQKIMDRKYGFNEILKHINELSMKLDIEEILSKSEAICMQIKNCKDLPHSVSEILGLSTVTEPSAALETSEYGILESPQTSPTSTHRRDHIVSNGHSHLKETTHNGCKVAFIS, encoded by the exons ATGGCGGCCACAACTCCTCCCAAG gtgGTGTTTGAACACGAGGGAGTCTTCATTCACTCATCGCCAGATGAATCTGAGGATCAGGATTTAATATCAGGGTTCCTCAGAATTATTGATAAG GATGGTGAAACCCTTGTGGAATATAAACCACTGGAGGATGCAGATCCCTCAAACATGCTTTGTGCCTGCAAG GACTCCAGCTCAGTAGTGGAGTGGACTCAGAGTTCAGAAGACAACCCTCACCGTCCTATTGACCATCAGCTGAGCTATGAAACAGAGTGGGACATGATCAATGCCGTCTCATTTCGGAGAAAAGTCCACGCACATGGAGATG GTGGATCAAACCACACTAATGACCGGAACAAGTGGGCCTTCTCTTTTAATGTGTGTGACCTCAGGTCTGTCACAGTCAAATGTGAGGGCTGGTCATACATCATGTTCCGCTTGAAAGATGGCACAGCGCTGCCAGCTATTCATTTCCACCAGGGAGGGAGCACAGCATTCCTGGATAGCCTGAGGAAATCAGTTCAGATCAACGA GAGTCCCGATGATGAAAGTGTCTTGATTGTCAGCACCTACAGCAAAACCTTCTCACAGTCCTTTGAGAATCTTCTGGATGATACAAACTATGGCTTTGTACAGGTTTGTCATTGTCACGCTGGGAATTGTAGCAGTAAccacataaaaatgtttgtttttcacactATTGTTTCACTTTCCGAACAGAAATTCAAGAAAGATCCTTATACAACAACTCTGGGTGGCTTCTCTAAAGTCACTAACTACCTCTTTGACGCATTTCGGGCGCCTGAATTAGAGTGTCAACAGCGGCCTTCTGAGGAGGTGGCGGATTTGTTAGGAGAACTCATTCCTGGACTAGAGATTAACCAGCAGGAAGAGCCTGGATTTGAAGTCATCACCAGA CTTGATCTGGGACCGAGGCCAGAGGTGCAAAGAAGGGGGCCTGTGACAATGGAAGAATGGGCAAAATACCAGGATTCAGAAGGAAGAATAACCAATGTACCTCACTTAAaggattttatatttaaaggg GGTCTTTGCCACGCAGTGAGAAAGGAAGCCTGGAAATTTTTGCTCGGCTATTTTCCATGGAACAGCACTCATGAAGAAAGGAAGAACCTGCAAAAGAGAAAAAC TGATGAATACTTTAGAATGAAGCTCCAGTGGAAGTCAGTAAGCGAGGAGCAGGAAAGGAGAAACTCAAGGTTAAGAGATTATAGGAGCCTTATTg aaaaAGATGTCAACCGAACCGACCGAAATAACAAGTTTTATGAAGGCCTGGACAACCCTGGCTTGATATTACTACATGACATCCTGATGACGTACTGCATGTATGACTTTGATTTAG GGTACGTGCAGGGCATGAGTGATCTCCTCTCTCCTATTCTTTTTGTGATGGAGAATGAAGTGGATGCCTTCTGGTGCTTTGTTTCCTTCATGGATGAAATG CATGAAAACTTTGAAGAGCAGATGCAGGGGATGAAGACTCAACTAATCCAACTCAGCACTTTGCTTCGCTTGCTAGACTTGGCCTTCTGGAACTATCTAG AGGCACAGGATTCTGGGTacttatatttctgttttcgCTGGTTATTGATCCGATTCAAGAGAGAGCTACATTTTCAGGATGTCCTTCGCCTTTGGGAG GTCATGTGGACCAGACTGCCTTGCCAAAACTTTCACCTTCTGGTGTGCTGTGCCATTTTAGACtcagagaaacaaaaaattatGGACAGAAAATACGGATTCAATGAAATCTTAAAG CATATAAACGAACTATCCATGAAATTGGACATTGAAGAAATCCTTAGCAAATCTGAAGCTATCTGCATGCAGATAAAGAATTGTAAG GACTTGCCCCATTCAGTGAGCGAGATTCTGGGTCTCAGCACAGTCACTGAACCCTCAGCAGCTTTAGAAACCAGTGAATATGGAATTCTCGAGTCACCTCAGACCTCACCAACATCCACACACAGACGAGATCACATCGTCTCAAACGGCCACAGCCACTTAAAGGAAACAACACACAACGGCTGCAAAGTAGCCTTCATTTCCTAG
- the tbc1d15 gene encoding TBC1 domain family member 15 isoform X2, which produces MAATTPPKVVFEHEGVFIHSSPDESEDQDLISGFLRIIDKDGETLVEYKPLEDADPSNMLCACKDSSSVVEWTQSSEDNPHRPIDHQLSYETEWDMINAVSFRRKVHAHGDGGSNHTNDRNKWAFSFNVCDLRSVTVKCEGWSYIMFRLKDGTALPAIHFHQGGSTAFLDSLRKSVQINESPDDESVLIVSTYSKTFSQSFENLLDDTNYGFVQKFKKDPYTTTLGGFSKVTNYLFDAFRAPELECQQRPSEEVADLLGELIPGLEINQQEEPGFEVITRLDLGPRPEVQRRGPVTMEEWAKYQDSEGRITNVPHLKDFIFKGGLCHAVRKEAWKFLLGYFPWNSTHEERKNLQKRKTDEYFRMKLQWKSVSEEQERRNSRLRDYRSLIEKDVNRTDRNNKFYEGLDNPGLILLHDILMTYCMYDFDLGYVQGMSDLLSPILFVMENEVDAFWCFVSFMDEMHENFEEQMQGMKTQLIQLSTLLRLLDLAFWNYLEAQDSGYLYFCFRWLLIRFKRELHFQDVLRLWEVMWTRLPCQNFHLLVCCAILDSEKQKIMDRKYGFNEILKHINELSMKLDIEEILSKSEAICMQIKNCKDLPHSVSEILGLSTVTEPSAALETSEYGILESPQTSPTSTHRRDHIVSNGHSHLKETTHNGCKVAFIS; this is translated from the exons ATGGCGGCCACAACTCCTCCCAAG gtgGTGTTTGAACACGAGGGAGTCTTCATTCACTCATCGCCAGATGAATCTGAGGATCAGGATTTAATATCAGGGTTCCTCAGAATTATTGATAAG GATGGTGAAACCCTTGTGGAATATAAACCACTGGAGGATGCAGATCCCTCAAACATGCTTTGTGCCTGCAAG GACTCCAGCTCAGTAGTGGAGTGGACTCAGAGTTCAGAAGACAACCCTCACCGTCCTATTGACCATCAGCTGAGCTATGAAACAGAGTGGGACATGATCAATGCCGTCTCATTTCGGAGAAAAGTCCACGCACATGGAGATG GTGGATCAAACCACACTAATGACCGGAACAAGTGGGCCTTCTCTTTTAATGTGTGTGACCTCAGGTCTGTCACAGTCAAATGTGAGGGCTGGTCATACATCATGTTCCGCTTGAAAGATGGCACAGCGCTGCCAGCTATTCATTTCCACCAGGGAGGGAGCACAGCATTCCTGGATAGCCTGAGGAAATCAGTTCAGATCAACGA GAGTCCCGATGATGAAAGTGTCTTGATTGTCAGCACCTACAGCAAAACCTTCTCACAGTCCTTTGAGAATCTTCTGGATGATACAAACTATGGCTTTGTACAG AAATTCAAGAAAGATCCTTATACAACAACTCTGGGTGGCTTCTCTAAAGTCACTAACTACCTCTTTGACGCATTTCGGGCGCCTGAATTAGAGTGTCAACAGCGGCCTTCTGAGGAGGTGGCGGATTTGTTAGGAGAACTCATTCCTGGACTAGAGATTAACCAGCAGGAAGAGCCTGGATTTGAAGTCATCACCAGA CTTGATCTGGGACCGAGGCCAGAGGTGCAAAGAAGGGGGCCTGTGACAATGGAAGAATGGGCAAAATACCAGGATTCAGAAGGAAGAATAACCAATGTACCTCACTTAAaggattttatatttaaaggg GGTCTTTGCCACGCAGTGAGAAAGGAAGCCTGGAAATTTTTGCTCGGCTATTTTCCATGGAACAGCACTCATGAAGAAAGGAAGAACCTGCAAAAGAGAAAAAC TGATGAATACTTTAGAATGAAGCTCCAGTGGAAGTCAGTAAGCGAGGAGCAGGAAAGGAGAAACTCAAGGTTAAGAGATTATAGGAGCCTTATTg aaaaAGATGTCAACCGAACCGACCGAAATAACAAGTTTTATGAAGGCCTGGACAACCCTGGCTTGATATTACTACATGACATCCTGATGACGTACTGCATGTATGACTTTGATTTAG GGTACGTGCAGGGCATGAGTGATCTCCTCTCTCCTATTCTTTTTGTGATGGAGAATGAAGTGGATGCCTTCTGGTGCTTTGTTTCCTTCATGGATGAAATG CATGAAAACTTTGAAGAGCAGATGCAGGGGATGAAGACTCAACTAATCCAACTCAGCACTTTGCTTCGCTTGCTAGACTTGGCCTTCTGGAACTATCTAG AGGCACAGGATTCTGGGTacttatatttctgttttcgCTGGTTATTGATCCGATTCAAGAGAGAGCTACATTTTCAGGATGTCCTTCGCCTTTGGGAG GTCATGTGGACCAGACTGCCTTGCCAAAACTTTCACCTTCTGGTGTGCTGTGCCATTTTAGACtcagagaaacaaaaaattatGGACAGAAAATACGGATTCAATGAAATCTTAAAG CATATAAACGAACTATCCATGAAATTGGACATTGAAGAAATCCTTAGCAAATCTGAAGCTATCTGCATGCAGATAAAGAATTGTAAG GACTTGCCCCATTCAGTGAGCGAGATTCTGGGTCTCAGCACAGTCACTGAACCCTCAGCAGCTTTAGAAACCAGTGAATATGGAATTCTCGAGTCACCTCAGACCTCACCAACATCCACACACAGACGAGATCACATCGTCTCAAACGGCCACAGCCACTTAAAGGAAACAACACACAACGGCTGCAAAGTAGCCTTCATTTCCTAG